The DNA window TCGCAAACTCATCGAGGGCGGAGAGCCAAAGGCCGTGGAGCGCGCTATGGTCGAGACGCGCGACTTTCTCCGCGCGAACAGGACATACGGGGTACGTGTGGCCAGTGTACTGGAGCCGAAGGCACGGAGGAGAGCGGGCTATGAAAACAAATGCCTATCGGCATGAGATGGGAGAGACGAGGACAGCAACTTGCGCTTCGTTGCAATTGAGCTAAAGTCTCATCGTCGGCCATTACCGTATTCGTTTGCCCACGCCCCTCATATCCCTCTCTGCGCTTGGCTTGCTGCGGCTCTTAGCATAGCATCTGACGACAGGAACTGCTGAAGCGGTACAACCCAACGCACGGGATGACccaggaggagcgcgtcaaggCGACTGCGCGGCGGGTCGGCCTCAACTCGCCGGTCGAGTACAAGGAGAAGTAAGGTGTATGCATATTGGTGGGCATTGTACAGCTTTGAGCATTGAGGAGCTTAGGGGGTGTGCTCGTTGGATAGATGGCTTTGCTCGTTATCGGCATCTGTATCTGAGTTGGGCGTTTTAACGGGAGAAAATCCTGGAGCCCCGAAAGAAAAAGCTGGGATGACGCCAACTTGACTTGGTTGTTGATACTCATTACACATCTTCATCCATCATCTTCAATCTACAACTCGGGTACAATGCTTCGAACGGCTACGCGCATGCGCGGGCTGCTCGGCACTCATCCACCACTCGGTTCCATTGCACGCTCCCGCCTCCCTACCCTGCGACCCGCCACACCATTAGCATTTCCACTTCCTAACGACACCCCAGCCCTCGCCCGACAAAAGACCACTGTGGCAGCGGACCAACTCGACAGTGCGCATAAGGCTGAAACCGCACTTGTGGACAAGGACGATGACGCAACGAGTGCGGCAGTACGCGAACAGATCCGACGTGCCGGAATGATGATGGAGCGTGTCGGACAGGAGAGCAGCAGCGTTAGCAAAAAGGCTGTTGTGACCGAGTTCCCCGACTTGAAGGAGCTGCTCAAATAGTATGTCGCCGGTCCCTGTTTCaacctctctctctctctctctctctctctccctgTTCATCTCCCATTCCCCTTACTCGTACGCATCCCTCGCTAACTCTAGCGTCCTTGATACGCAAGGCGTCTCCAATTTCGATGTTACGGTCGCGGGATTTGAAAAGTACCTCCAGACGGACGCGTACGCGAAGAGGACGCGGCAGCGGAAAAAGGCCAAGCCAATGCCCAACTTGTTGTCTCTGTTCCGTGCACTGTCGGAGCGCCAACTCACTGGCCACTCTGCGCGTGCGGCAGTTGCCCAGTTTCTCCTTCACCACGGGATCATGGAGAATGAGAAGGACCTGCAGAACCCCGATTACATCGTGTTCGGCCGTCTGCTGACCCGCCGTCTCAACTGTGGTCTGGGATACGCCCTACTATCCCAAATTAAGTGGAACTCTGGAGCAGACCAGTCACGATCTGCCCGAGCAAAGGCCAAAGCGCGGGCCGCTGGGAGTTCAAGGGGAGCCCAGAAACCGGAACCTGAATCCTTACCGGAGGGGGAAGACGGCGGCGTGTACTTGGATCGCATCTCGCGAGAGGAGCTGCCCATCGTCGGCGGCCCCAAGCCATTCAgcgtcgctctcggccAGAGCACGGAACCGCCCTTTACTAAGATCTTTGACGGTGGGGAATGGTACGTATCGCGCAAGCTTGACGGAGTGCGCTGCATCACGTACCTTGACTTTCTTGTTCCGCGGGCCGGCGAGCCATGGCTCGTCGATGTGCGCTTCCGCTCTCGCTCGGGGAAGGACTTTACGTCACTGGAGAATCTCGGGAAAGACATCCGGGACAACATTCGGGGCTTCCCGGGCTTGAGGGAGCTGGTGCTCAGCGACAGTGCCGTTGTTGCCAACGACGGGCGTCGGCGGTTagtcctcgacggcgaggtgtGCGTCATGCGACCCCTCACAAAAGACGAGGCAGTAAAAGTCGACCACGGCACTGCTGGCCCTCTGTGGGAGGACAACGGGCTGACGGAGGACTTTCGTGCCACCGTATCCCAGGTGAAGAAAAAGTACGATGCGGTCCGGTTCCCTGCGTACTTTTTGTTTGACGTGCTCCTCTGGTCCGACTTTGCCGGAGCATCCACGGCCGAGAGGCAGAACTTTGTGGATCGGCAGCGGCACGTCCAGGAGCTCGGAAACTGGCTCTCACGCGACCAGGAGAAGAGGGGTCTCGTCCGTCCCCTTCTCCAACGGAGAATTGAGAGTCCCGAGCAGCTGGGTGAGATGGTCGAACgtgcggcgcgcgagggaTGGGAAGGCCTGGTTTTGCGAAAGGACACCAAGTACAAGGGTTCCCGAAGGTGAGCTACGACAAGAGCTGCCAAACGTTACCTGAAGGaggctgacagcagttcGGACGTGCTCAAGTACAAGCAGTGGCAGGACGCTGAGtacgaggtcgtcgacatTGAAACTTCTGTTCAGCGCCTGTCGGTGAACGGTGCGTACGGCGAGTACGAAGCGCTTGCTGCTGTCATCATCGAGCATAAGGGCCACCGCGTGGCTGTGGGCTCGGGTTTCACAACGATGCAGCGGCTGCAGTTTCGGCGGCGAGAGAACATTGTGGGTAAGACCATGACGGTCGAGTACTTTGGTGAGAGTGAGGTGCCCGGACGTGAAGGCAAGAGCCTGCGCTTCCCCCGGGTAAAGGCGCTTTACGAGGGCGCACGGGAGGTGTAACATAATATGCACTCATCACTTGCCCTGCGGCGGTTGACTTTGTCAGACCCAGCTCAGCCGAGAGATGCTGGGCTCTGCCTCGAGACTGACGGACCAGTGCCAAGAGCTTTTCAACTGAGCAATACGACTCTGACGTAGCCTTCGTTGTCATTTATGCGCTGATTCAGGTCTGAGGCTCACACATTCTTGCATGGGGTACAACTGATGGCAGTTCCGCCTAGATTTATGACTCGCTCTAcgccttgggcttggtgGCGCGGATGAACGCGCTCATCATTGCGCCGTCAatggcggcgagctgggcctGGGCGTCCTCGGGGGTAGCACCGCTGGCGatcgcctcggcgtcctcgcgaGTATACACGCGCGTGGGTTCAATGCTGGCGGTCTCGAATCCAGCCGCCTTAAGCTTGGCCATGTACTCTGTCTCTGTGAGTGCGCCCGCCACGCAACCGGCCCAGAGCTCTAGGTTCTTCTGGGTGGCggaagggagagggcgagtgAGAACAATGTCCGAAACGGCGAACCGACCACCCGGGCGGAGGACACGAGCGGCTTCCGCCAGCACCGCGTCCTTGTCGGGGGAGAGGTTGATGACACAGTTTGAAAtgatgacgtcgacgctgttgtcctcgagcggAATGTTCTCAATGTTGCCTTGGAGGAACTCGACGTTCTTGGCGCCCGCGGTCTCGGCGTTCTTGCGCGCCAACGCGAGCATTTCGGGGGTCATGTCCAGTCCAATAGCCTTGCCTGTCGGCCCGACGCGCTTTGCGCTGAGGAGCACATCGATTCCGCCTCCGGAACCGAGATCGAGAACCGTCTCACCCGGAGAGAGCGATGCTAGGGCCGTTGGGTTACCGCAGCCAAAGGACGCGAGGACTGCATCGGGGGGAAGGTCGCTCGTCTCGTCAGAGCTGTACAGGTTGCGAGTGATAGGGTCCGATCCCGAGAGAGCGGTAGCCTTGGAGCCGCAGCACGAGGCGCCGGCACCACCAGTGACCGACGTGACGGCGGTTGCGTACTTTTCGCGGACAAGGTCGCGAGTGGCGGGGTCACCGTTAGCCGGGACGCGGGAGGTGTTGGGAGCGCAGCACGACATGGGAACGAAGACAGAGTGtgagaggggagagagtgggagaggggagagagtGGGACGTGAAGTGACGAGTTGCGGGGCCTTTTAAGGGGCCCGGGGGGGGTGGAGAGTTGGGGCGGACTGAGGTTGATAATCATCGGCCATCCGCGATTGCATCATGTGACACTTCCACGTGGCTTTTGATCCCGTTGGCAAATCCCTATTGAAGCTTTTGCCAAACATGATTCCGGAGCAACCCCATTCCGAAAATGGGTGGAGAAATGTTGATCCGCCTAGCACCTTCGTTCTTTCTCTACATTTCTACATTCTACATTCTACATCTACTCATCATGAGcgttctcgagcgccgTCGTCCCGCCCCTGCATCTGATAATGAGGGAACCCAAGTAGATGAGCAGGATTACTTCCCTCAGCGCCGGGTGACCACGCAGCAGCTGTTCAAAGGCCTTTCCTGGCTCGACCGCCTGTTGTCGGTGCTCATTTTGGTCGCCATGGTGATCGGTGTCGTGATTGGTAAGCATTCGGGGTACAGTGGTGCAAAACTGACGACAGGCAAATTTGTCCCCAACACCAAAGCCATCCTCTCCGGCGCGACGCTGGATGGTGTCTCCATCCGTACGTGATCACTCACCCCAATATTGACCACAGCCATCGTTGTCGGTCTCCTTGTCATGATGTGGCCCATCCTCACCAAGGTGCAGTACGAGCGCTTTAGGTATATTTTCGCCACGTCGCATATCTGGAAGCACCTTGCTATTTCCCTTGTTCTCAATTGGCTAATTGCACCGTTCGTGAGTCCACCTATCCTCCTGATGGGCATTGACGCAAGCTCATGCTGGGCCTCGCGTGGGCCACTCTTCCCGACCAGCCGACTTACCGTACCGGTGTTATCATGGTTGGTCTGGCCCGCTGCATTGCCATGGTGATGATCTGGAACCACCTCGCTCGCGGCGACATTAACTACTgcgccatcctcgtcatcgtgAACAGTGTTCTCCAAATCGCCCTCTACTCGCCGATGAGCCTCTTCTTTGTCAACATCATCTCCAAGGAAGAcgccctccgcctcgagtATGGCAAGACCGCCATTGCCGTGCTCATCTACCTCGGGATCCCGCTTGCTGCGGGAGTAGTCACGCGTTTTGTCATGATGGGTCTGCTCGGCAAGAAGCGCTTCGAGGGCGTATTCCTCCCGTGGTTCGGCCCGCTCTCTCTCATCGGCCTTCTCTACACCATTATCGTCATCTGTGCCGAGCAAGCGAcccgcatcctcgacaacatCGGCCTCGTCTTCCGCACCTTTGTTCCCCTCACCCTTTACTTTGTGCTCATGTGGGTGGGCACGTTTGCCCTCTGCTTCTATCTCAACCACAAGCGCGGCGCCGCCAAGGGGTATTCGTACGAGACAGCCGTAGTGCAGGCCTTTACGGCGGCTAGCAACAATTTtgagctcgccatcgccgtgTGCGTCGCTGTGTACGGCGTTGACTCGGAccaggcgctcgcggcgaCTATCGGGCCTCTCGTTGAGGTCCCCGTTCTCCTGATTCTCACCCACGTCGCGCTGCGTTTGAAGACCTCACTCAACTGGGACGTCACGGAGGAGGTTGATCTCGAGATGGAGCCACTGCCTGCTGTTCCGGCACCCGCTGCCAACCCGCCGCCCAAGTTATCCGATGACAAGCAAAAGTAGCCCTATAGCGATGACAGAAAAAGTAGCCCGATAGCCCTATGGATGACTAGGAGCGCGATACAGAGGGGTTTGCGGTATGCACTATATCTAAACATTTAGGATACAATAAACTAGTCTACAATATCTGATTCCGTCTCCGAATCGTACTCATCCGCAAGGGTGCGGATGGGTgttccttcctcctcctcctccttgtcctgATCCTCGATATCCATGGCTTCCGGTGACGACGCAAAGAAACCTTGCACCGAGTAAGGCTCAGAGTCTTCTTCAAtctgggcggcgacgagtgcGTCCATCTCACTCGGGGTGACAGGAACAAAGACAGCAAGGCGGTTGATCGCCGCGTCCAGCGAGTCCCAGTCGATTCCTCCACGGGAACGTTGTCCAGGTACAATGGGCGGCATATGGTCAAAGTCGTGTTCGTCCAGAGGCCGATGCTCCAGCTCAGGGCTATCAATGTGTATTGGCGACCGGCGCTCCCCACTTACATCCGAGCTGGCAGGTgttctcgcgcgcgcgacggcaCGATCGATGCCCTCAgtggcgtcgtcgctggcAGGGCGTTTCCTCCCAGCCTCAACGTTGGGCGAGAGGGTGGATTGTTCGGCCATCTGgacgccgctgccgccaaggccCAGTCCCCCCCCGCGCAAGTTCTGGCAGCACGCAGCACCCATCTCACACTCGCCGCTGTCAGAGTCTTGTTTCTCAAGAGGCCAGAGTTGGGGCCGTGGCGAAGCCACATGCAGTAGGGTTGCTCCCCGGCTAAGCTCGACAATGTACTGGCACAGTTTGAGAGGCAGGGGTGAaagctcggcgagcacaGCGGCCATGTCCGCGGCAACGGCGCCCTGCTGCAGCGTGGGGAGAGGGTGGAGAGCCGCCGTGCAGTCAAGTGCACCGAGGCGTAGCACCGAGGCAGCGGCAACATTAGCAAACGCCTGAAGCGTGTTGCGATTCAGTCGAGGGCCAGGCGGGAAAACGGACGGGTCGTCGGGCTCCAGGAACGAATGTGGGAGTCGCTCAAAGGCACGCGTCGTCTCGAGTGCCGCGTACGTTATCCCCTCGCGTTCCTGGGGTGAGATATGTCTTGTGTTAGCCATGTCGCCGGGGACAAAACAAAACAACGAGGAGAAAGAGTCAGATAGGAGCGAAAGACTAAGATGCTAGATGTCGATCATGGGTGTTCTGATTGAACTATGCTTGATTTGTGGATCATCACGAAACGGGCCCGGGTCTGGAGAAGATACTCACGGTGTGGCGGTAAAGTTTGcagagcgaggcggcgtgACCTCGATCGCGATGCGGCTCGGCCCAAGAACGTACATGCGCACAAGCTTGTAGCCTACGACAGCCCAAGCTAGGACAGCGCCACACATTTCATTGGCAGCAAGCAGGTGGAAGAGCGAGTGTGCGAGGCCAGTGCGCGCCATAAAGTCGCGGAAAGTgcgcgtcgccatcgcgaTATCGCAAATATAATTGTCGGCGCTGGATATGTCGCGCGCGATCCCCTCGGGCTGGGAGTTAGCACCATGTGCTATCATCTTTGCAAGGCTTGCGGCCAACTCACGACGCGCTTTCCGTTGGCATGCAGTGCCACGCTCTTGTTGAGCGCAGGCTGCCGCTCTGAGAGCGCGGCCATGACTTGGGCCTCTCGCCCTTGATCGCGTACCTTGCTCCACGCATGTGCGTCGAGCCAGCGTTCGACGTCATCGCGTCGCGGACCGagcacgacctcgcccatcccctcgccgacgctccacacgtcgccgtcgtcggtcACCTCGGCGTAGAGAATGTAGTTTGGCTTGTCGATGCGTCTACTGCCCTCGggggacggcggcgcgagcgcacGGTAGAGGTTAAAGACGCGAGTGTCTTTGAATTCTTGACCTTCTCGAGTGCTAAACGAGGAAAGAAAGGAATATTCGTGCGGCGTCAGCACGCTGTCGCCAACTTCTAAGCGTTTTGCGCCGCATAGTGTGCTGTGCACACGGCGGTACACATTGAAGAGGAGAGCCTCGAGATcggccgcgtcctcggcgctgcAACCAGTACTTGGAGCGGGGTAGAGACCATTCGAACTTGggagttgggtggcaaagtaggcggcgaggtcgggccACGAGTCCTCCAGGTCGCGAACGTCCACGCGGAGGTGGGCaggcgccgcgccgccaagTCCGAGGAACGAATGGGGCGGTGCgctggcgaggttgagTTCGAGCGCCGTGGCTGCAGCGAAGCTCATGACGAGCGGCTGTGTTGTTGGACCAATGTGATCTGGATGATGATGTTGTGTAAGATGGAGAGAGTGAGACTACGGAAACGGAAAATGTTGCGGGCTGGTTGCTCGAACAATATtggtcgaccttgtcctgGACTGGACGGGACGTGGAGTGAGCACCATCGGGTACGTCTGCGCGTCCGCGGAATGGAATGGGAGGCTTGGGTCGAGCTGGGAGAGTTGACAGCTCACCCACTCCAGCAGAGGCTTTTTATGACAAATGGACTCGACTTTATTGGACAAAGACAAAGAATTGATATCAAACAGTGTCTTTTTTTATCGGCCGATGTAGGCTTCAGGAACACTCACATGCCATCCGTGCCACCAGCGTATCATGACACTCGCATTTATACGCAACCTGACTATTCCACGCTTCATCATTGGGCTCTCTGTAATGGTAGAGATCAAGGACCTCTGTGACTGGTTTACCACTTTATTCGGTCATCGGGTCTGACAATCCGAACCCAGATCAGGATCAAGACGGGGTAAACGGCAAGTTGGTTCGACCCATagagctcgtcgcgcactAAAATGTCTTGTATGAGGGCTGATTGGCCCTTGGCCCTTGGGGGACGCGTTTGCCTGAACGTGTAGCACGGTTGGCATCTGGCACATTCGGCAGCCCTCGGCCTGggcctgatgtcagcggCGTCTTGGTATTAACAGGCAACGCTCGAGTAAGCAGGCCTGGCGAGGTTACCGCCACTGCCAGTGTCCTGGCAATCCGCGGACCCGAAGCAGGCGAGCCACCAACTGAGATGGAAATGACCAACGGACCCGACGGACGACGGACGGATCACTGAGGGTTGTTGACTTGCATCATTTGTTACTCGTCTCTCGGCTCGCCGCAGGGTCATGTCCCGCGGCCCCCGGTCTTCTACTCCCTGCTGGAGAGCGCTCGCCGGCGCTTGCACCCAAGTGTTTGATTACTGGCTGGGCTCCTGCACAAACAAGTCGATCAGGTCGCTGTGCATGGCGGTTGCCCTTCGAGAGCAGCAGATGGGCCTACTGTATTCCTCACATGCACCAATGCCCGAGATCAGCTCAGACatggcgccgagcgctCAACCAAGCTTGACACGAACGCTCTCGCCCACCATCACCACGCTGGCGATGAGACTTGCTCTCAAAACAGACAGACAGACAGCCACGGCACTGGACATACGTACACAACGATCCGCTGGAAGCAAGCCAGCCCTGATCGCAAACCATCCAATCCAAGTCAGATTCAGATTCCAATAGAATTGGCGCACTGCGTAACACAGTACCAACTCCATGAGGTGGTGGTTCAGTCGAAAGCGAGGATACAAAGCTGGCACATTGACAACGTGCTGTTACGTCAACTACTCCGAGGGCATGATGCTCCAACTCGAGCTTAACCAGCTTACTTGGCCTGCAGAGCTGCAGAGATGTCGTGTGACTGCGTTCAAGGAGACATGTACCAGGGCGTGCGTACTATCCAAGTCATGGAGCGTTTATCCTTGCCATTCGGAACCCAACGACAGCGCTGGCTGCTGCACAGACTGTGCCTCGGCACGtcactcaccatcaccagTCCCAACGCCCTCCTATCTAGGAGAGACCGCACAACCCAAACTGCTGTGGTCGAATAAGCGTGGCCGGACAGTTTAATGGAATGAGAACGACATCCGTTCCGACAAGTTTCACTGTAGGTCGCCGTCCGCAAATCGCCGAGGAACTCGATTCACCTGCTAAACTTGAGATAAGAGAGAGCCAGACGGAGAGGATCATCCACAGCCATCCCCAGTTGTCCACAGCACACCTCCATGAGACAACGCGGCAAACGCAGCCACGTCCTTGACTTCGGCGTCAGCCGATGCGCCGAGTCATCGTATCGTGCCTGGACCTAATCAGTCACATAAACACTGGGCCGGGATGGCTGGACGACTTGACGCGCTTCCTGCGTGTAGTCTAGTTGCAGTCGCCTACGTCAATGCGGGACTGGATTGCCCCCCCGTTCCTCAGTCCTTGGACAACGCCAAGA is part of the Cutaneotrichosporon cavernicola HIS019 DNA, chromosome: 7a genome and encodes:
- a CDS encoding uncharacterized protein (O-methyltransferase), translating into MSCCAPNTSRVPANGDPATRDLVREKYATAVTSVTGGAGASCCGSKATALSGSDPITRNLYSSDETSDLPPDAVLASFGCGNPTALASLSPGETVLDLGSGGGIDVLLSAKRVGPTGKAIGLDMTPEMLALARKNAETAGAKNVEFLQGNIENIPLEDNSVDVIISNCVINLSPDKDAVLAEAARVLRPGGRFAVSDIVLTRPLPSATQKNLELWAGCVAGALTETEYMAKLKAAGFETASIEPTRVYTREDAEAIASGATPEDAQAQLAAIDGAMMSAFIRATKPKA
- the ARR3 gene encoding uncharacterized protein (Sodium Bile acid symporter family), which gives rise to MSVLERRRPAPASDNEGTQVDEQDYFPQRRVTTQQLFKGLSWLDRLLSVLILVAMVIGVVIGKFVPNTKAILSGATLDGVSIPIVVGLLVMMWPILTKVQYERFRYIFATSHIWKHLAISLVLNWLIAPFLMLGLAWATLPDQPTYRTGVIMVGLARCIAMVMIWNHLARGDINYCAILVIVNSVLQIALYSPMSLFFVNIISKEDALRLEYGKTAIAVLIYLGIPLAAGVVTRFVMMGLLGKKRFEGVFLPWFGPLSLIGLLYTIIVICAEQATRILDNIGLVFRTFVPLTLYFVLMWVGTFALCFYLNHKRGAAKGYSYETAVVQAFTAASNNFELAIAVCVAVYGVDSDQALAATIGPLVEVPVLLILTHVALRLKTSLNWDVTEEVDLEMEPLPAVPAPAANPPPKLSDDKQK